A stretch of the Oscillospiraceae bacterium genome encodes the following:
- a CDS encoding response regulator transcription factor — protein MSTKILVVDDDLNICELLKLYLENDGYEVKTANDGAEAIGAFRIYEPDLVLLDIMLPKMDGWQVCREIRERSSKPVIMITAKGEVFDKVLGLELGADDFIVKPFDMKEVSARVKAVLRRSNGHDNFDEGEAIKFDNIEISLQKYELKLKGKPVDIPPKELELLYFLASNYNRVFTRDQLLDKVWGFDYLGDSRTVDVHVKRLREKLEGISTKWVLKTVWGVGYKFELL, from the coding sequence ATGTCAACCAAAATTCTTGTGGTCGATGATGACCTCAACATCTGCGAGCTTCTGAAGCTTTATCTCGAAAATGACGGCTACGAGGTGAAGACGGCCAATGATGGTGCCGAAGCGATCGGTGCATTCCGTATATACGAACCTGATCTTGTTCTCCTGGATATCATGCTTCCGAAGATGGACGGATGGCAGGTATGTCGTGAGATCCGTGAGAGGAGCAGCAAGCCGGTAATCATGATCACCGCTAAAGGCGAAGTTTTTGACAAGGTTCTGGGTCTTGAACTCGGTGCCGACGATTTTATTGTAAAGCCCTTCGATATGAAAGAGGTTTCCGCGCGTGTCAAGGCTGTTCTCCGCCGCTCAAACGGACATGATAATTTCGACGAAGGTGAAGCGATAAAATTCGATAATATTGAAATCAGCCTTCAGAAATACGAGCTTAAACTCAAAGGGAAGCCGGTGGATATTCCTCCTAAGGAGCTTGAGCTGCTTTACTTTCTCGCTTCCAATTACAATCGTGTGTTTACCCGCGATCAGCTTCTCGATAAAGTATGGGGCTTCGACTATCTCGGAGACTCACGTACAGTCGATGTCCATGTGAAGCGTCTTCGCGAAAAGCTCGAAGGCATAAGCACAAAATGGGTTCTGAAAACTGTTTGGGGTGTGGGATATAAATTCGAGCTCCTATAA